The DNA region GGCCAACGGACCGGACGACAAGGATCTGCAGGGGCTGTTGACCGGCGGCTGGATCAGGGTCGTGGTCACCAAGGTGGAAGCGGACAAGGCTACGGTCCGCGCCGGATCGCGCGAGGGCGTCATCCCCGTGGAGACGCTGCACTGGTGCCGCAAGCCCAACCTGGAGCGGCCCACCGAGGCCGTGCGGGCGGTGAAGGATGCGCGCGAAGTGCTGAACCCCGGCGACGTGGTCTGGGCTTCCTACCTGCCCACCAACTTCGAGCCGCGCATTCACAGCCTGCTCATGTTTTCGGAGTGGGACAGGAAGCTGCCGCCTGATCCTGAGTACCCGGCGACGCTGCCGGCAGAGGGCCCTCTGCCCCTTCGGCTGGAGCAGATGCCTGTGGTGCAGGGCGGCGTGGTCTCCCTGGAACCGCCCACCGGCGAGGTGGTCGCCCTGGTCGGCGGCTACGACTTCCAGCACAGCCACTTCAACCGCGCCACCCAGGCCCACCGCCAGCCCGGCTCGGCCTTCAAGCCCATTGTCTACTCCGCAGCCATGGACAGCGGCTTCACCCCCGCCTCCGTGGTGGAAGACCAGCCCATCGAGTACTGGGACCCGGTCACCAAGAAGCTCTGGAAGCCCCAGAACTACAAGGAAGAGTACTTCGGCCCGACCCTGCTGCGCACGGCCCTGGCCAAGTCGCGCAACATCGTTACCGTGCAGATCGCCGAGCGCATCGGCATCAACAAGATCATAGCCCGCGCCAAGGCCCTGGGGCTGGAGCCCGACTTCCCGCCGTACCTCTCCATCGCCCTGGGCTCGCAGGTGGTCCGGCCCATCAACCTCTGCAAGGCGTACACCGCCTTTGCCAGGGGCGGCACCACGGTCGATCCGCGGCTGGTGCTCTCCATCAGCTCTTCGCGTGGCCGCGAGATATACCACTCCGCGCCCGAGGTGCAGGAGGCCATCTCGCCGCAGAACGCCTACATCATGACCACGTTGCTCAAGCACGTGGTGCAGACCGGCACAGGCACCAAGGCCAAGCTGCTGAACCGGCCCATCGCCGGCAAGACGGGCACCACCAACGACCAGCGCGATGCATGGTTCATGGGCTTCACGCCGTACCTGCTCACCGGCGTGTACGTGGGCTTCGACAACTTCTCGCCCATGGGCGACAAGGAGACCGGCTCCCGCGCTGCGCTGCCCATCTGGGTCAAGTACCGCATGCACGTGGAGGACGAGTACCCGGAAGAGGACTTCAAGACTCCGGGCGGCATCGTGTTCGAGAACGTGGCCGACGTGGGCCAGATGGAGGGCACCACGTGGTCGCTGCCGTTCATGGACGGCACGCAGCCCAGCGTCTCCGGCACGCACTGGGTCATGCAGAACGCGCCCATCGAGGAACAGGAGGACTTCCTGCTCAAGCAGATGTTCTACTGATGCGCGGCGCGCGGCCGCAACATGGTTTTAGGAAAGCGCCTCCTCAGGGGGGCGCTTTTTTGCTGGAAAAGGGTGCACAAGCAACCGATGTGTATGATAAACTGCACGACATGGCAGCTGGTTGCGCCGCATGATGGCGGCAGCGTTCGTAAAAAAGTGGGGGGATCGAATCACGATGACAACGGCGATGACGGCGCGTACTCACAGGAAGACGCGAACGGGCAGATCGAGGCGAGCCCGCGCCATGGCTTTGCTGGCGTGCTCGCTTCTCTGGGCTGCGGCCGTGTTGGGCTGCGCAGGAAAGGCCACTCCTCCCATGGCGCCTGTTGTCAACGCCACGGCCGTTGCGGAGCCGCTGCCGGCTCCGGAGCCGACGCAGGTCTGTCTGCTGCTGCCTCTGAGCGGTCCCTACGCCGCCTATGCGCAGCGTATCCTTCAAGGCGCGCGGCTGGCCGTGTCGCATATCGCCGGGGCCGGCGTCCCGGTCTCGCTCTCTACCATAGACACCACAGGGGAGGACTGGGCGCGCTCCCTGGCCACGTTGCCGTCAGCCATCCGCATAGTGGGCGGTCCCATGCGACCGGAGGCGCTGGGCGAGGTCCTGTCCGCGCCGGGAGCGTTCCGCCGGGCGCATCTGGCGTTCATGGCCGAGCTGCCGGCCGCCGTGACTACCGGGCAGAGCGGAGGCGCGGCGCGCGCCGTCGCGGAGGGCCGGGATGTCTGGCGGTTTTTCACCAGTGCGGCGGATAATGTGGATGCGCTTCTCAGCGGTGCGGAAGAGGTGGGCGCACGCGAACTCGGCGTGCTCTACCCGGACGAATCCTTTGGCGTGCGGCGGTCCATCCTGTTCCGGCAGATGGCCTCTGGCCGCGGCCTCCACGTCGCCGCTGCGCAGCGTTACACCCCGGACGATCCTCAGGGAGCAGCCAGGAGCGCGATGCGACTGCTGCAGGAGTCCGGCGGCCAGGAACTTGGCGCGGTCTACATTCCAGACGTCTGGTCCCAGGCGCGGCAGCTGATCCCCAACCTGCTCGTTCTGCAACGCCGGCGGCCGCTTATCCTGGGCTCGGCGCTGTGGGCGCAGACCATGGACATGCGCCGCCCGGACGATGCACTGCTTTTTTCGGGGTCGGTCTTCCCGGGCGCGTGGTGGTCGGGCAGCGACTCCCAGCCAGCACGAGCCCTGCGCCAGGGCATGGCCGCGTCCGGGGCTCGTCCCGGCTTCTGGGAGGCCCTTGGCTTCGATTTCGTGCGGCTTGCCTGTCGGATGGGCGATTTGCCCGAAAATTCCACGCCCCAGGACGTAACCGCCGCGCTGCAGAACGCCGCGCGCATGGACTGGGCCATGGCGCCGCTGCATTGGGATGCGGCCGGCCGGGCTGCGCAGGACCTCTATCTGCTCACTCCCACGCAAACAGGAGCCGAACCCGCCGACATGGACGCACTGCGCCAACTGCTGGCGGTGCCGGACTCGCCAGCGACGCCGACAACGCCCGCGCGCAATCAGTAATCAGGAATAGCCCGAACAGCCGAACAGGGGCAGTGGTGCCGCGTCATCTTTGCGCGGGCAGGTCCGACAGGGACGCAGGCGTCCCGGTATTCTGACCGTTCTTGTCTCTATGAGGAATGGTGGCGCGGCGGTGCTCAGCGCAGCTGCTTGCACAGCTTCTTCACCTTGGGCGACATGGGGTCCATCTCCAGGGCCTTGGCCGCGGCGGCTTTGGCCACTGCATCCTTTCCTGCTTTTTGAGCGGCCTGGGCCAGCAGTACGGCCAGATCCACAGTGGGCCGCCCCAGCTGCTTCCACGCGCTTTGCAACCCGGCCAGCGCCTGCTCCGGCTCGTCCAGCGCGATGTGCGTCCGCGCCAGGGCCAGGTGCGCATTCTCGTTGCCGTCGTCCAACTCCACGGCCTTTGTCAGATAGTCGAGGGCTGGCTTGTGCAGGCCGGCGTCCAACAGCCGCGTGCCTATGATGGTGAAAAGCACGTGCTCGTCCACGCACAGGCTGGTTGCTTCCTGGAACAGTTCCAGGGCTTCCTTGGCATTGTCCGACTGGAGCTGCTTGGTGCCGCGGATGAGGAGCTTGTCGATATTGAGCTTGCGTTCCTCGATCTCTTTTTCTGTAATCCGTGCCGCCTCTTCCTGAAGCTTTTTAAGGCGAGTGACAACGGCCATGAAGAGCTGCTTCTCGCCGCCGCTTTCGTACTGCAGGCCATCAGGCAGGGCGTTGCGGATTTCATCGGTCCTGTTGAGAAGCTGAACGATTTCCGTGACCTGTCCGGTAAAGCGCATCTTGTCCGCACCGAAGAGCTGGCCGGATGCCCCCTGTTTGAGCGCCTGGGCGAACGTCGCCATGGTGCGCAGGATGTCATGCCGGTGGTAGTAGCCCTTGGCGCGGGCAAGGTTCTCGAAGGCCTCTTTCATTGCGATTTCACTTGGATCAATAGGAAGATTGACACCTGGATTTACGCGTAGGCCGCAGATTGCGTCAAGAGCGAAGAATCATAATGAAAAAGGTTGCAAAAAGCCGAGGTGCGCCACGCGGAAAAGGCGATAGTGTGAAAGCCGACATGGAAAAGACGTCGGAACAAACAAATCCACAGGAAAAATAAAACAAAGTGAAAGTATTCCCATGTACAACGAGCCGAGCAGGGCGATGCAAGGCAAGAAAAAGGAATGTGGAAGCCTGGATTCGCGGAAGGCAAACGGCGACATACGCGTAGCGAGACGTATTTCCCGACAAATATAATGGGCTAACATGACGGCTTTGGAATGAAACCACATTCAAATCTACCTTCCAGGTAGATTATTATGTCTTGCAAACGGAAATGAAAGGGAATCAGGGATGTAGGGAGCAGCCTCTCCAACAAGATGGTTGTGAAAAGATGAACAAACGTGACATTCATGCCTTGACTTCTTTTAATTAATTATGTTTTAGACACATGAACTTTTCAAAAACCCACAGCCATGGCTGCGAGTTCCGGTCCTCTTGACCGGCTCTAAGAGGAGTCCCGTAATGGTCTTCACCTGGCTTAATGTGGCAATTCTCATCTGCCTAATCGTCGGCATTCTCTTTGCCGGGGGGCCGCTCATCGGCGCAGTGTTACTGGCGCCAAAAGCCAAAGGCGGCGCCTTCGGGATGCCGTATGAGTGCGGTATCCCTCCCCACGGTTCTTCCTGGGTGCGCTTCGGCATCAACTATTACTTCTACGCATTGCTGTTTCTCGCGTTCGACGTGGATGTGCTTTACCTCTTCCCGGTAGCGGCGCACTATCCGCAAAGCGCGGGGCTCGTGCCCTTCGTCAAGGTGCTCATCTTCCTCGTGGCGCTGGGGCTCGGCTGCGTATACTTCTGGAGGAAAGGGGTCTTCGAATGGCCGAAGAAAGCGTTTTAAAATCGGCGGTTACCGATCAGGAGAAGGCGATGATCTCCTGGTCCCTGCCGCAGAAGATTTTCGACGTCGCCCGGGCCATGTCGCTGTGGCCCATGACGTTCGGTCTGGCCTGTTGCGCCATCGAGATGATGGCCGTGGGCATGGCGCGGTTCGATATCTCCCGTTTCGGCGCGGAGGTTTTCCGGCCCTCGCCGCGGCAGTCCGACCTGATGATTGTGGCCGGCACCGTATCCAACAAGATGGCTCCGGCCCTGGTGCGGCTCTACGAGCAGATGCCCGCTCCCAAGTACGTCATGGCTCTGGGCAACTGCGCCATCGCCGGCGGCCCGTTCGTCTTCAAGGACCAGTACGGCATCGTGGAAGGCGTGGACAAGCTCGTGCCCGTGGACGTCTATGTGCCGGGCTGCCCGCCGCGGCCGGAAGGGCTGCTCGAAGGCCTGTTCCAGCTCCAGGAAAAGATTACGGGACGTCGCTGGTGGCCTGATGCGCCGGCCGAGCCCTCTGCAAACAAGCCGGGTAAATAAGCGAGACGAGGAGAACGAGGTGGCTGAGCGTAGCGATTTCTCTTTTCTCGACGAGGTCGAGGCGACATGCCGTCTGGCCATGGATCCCGTGGCCACGGGCATCGATCTCTGTCTGATCCTCGAGCGCGAGGCGCTCACGGCAGCCGTGGAGGCCATTGCCGGGGCGGAGTTCTTCCTCGAGGACGTCTCCGTTCTGGATGTGACCGAAGGGTACGACGCCCGCTACCACTTCCGGCGCTACGATACGCCGGGGCGCATCGAGCTGCGCGTCATCGCGCCGCACGACGATCCGCACATCCCCAGCATTGCAGGCATCTTCCAGGGCGCCGAGTGGCACGAACGCGAGAGCATGGACTTCTACGGCGTAATCTTTGACGGGAACCCGAACCCCGAGCGGCTCCTGCTGATCGAGGGTTCCACCTTCAAGCCCCTGGAAAAGGACGACAAGTCCCGCAAGTCCTACCTCGACCTGATGCCCGAGTTCACCATCACGGAGTGCGCCGAGGGCCATCCGCTGGAGGAGCTCGCGGCCAAACGGAAGGCCGAGCGCGAGGAAGCGGAACGCAAGGCCGCCGAAGAGGCCAAGAAGGCCGAGGAAGAGGCGGCGCGCAAAGCGGCGGAGGAAGAGGCCGCAAAACAATCCGAGGAAGCCGGCGAAGCCGGTTAGGAAGCGACCATGTCCGAC from Oceanidesulfovibrio marinus includes:
- a CDS encoding penicillin-binding protein 1A translates to MIMRTRTGILLVVLAAVTAFSLPAFARPEFRISSVNASLADVPDFKEIMNYKPALTTTVYTRDGRVLGYLYREKRFLVPLSEMPDYLVQAFLAAEDASFYEHEGIDLTAIFRAFSKNVAAGAVVQGGSTITQQIVKRLLLSTEQTYVRKAKEAILAYRLERHLSKKDILAIYLNDIFLGAGAYGVEAGARTYFGKHVQDLNLAEAAVLAGLPKAPSKYNPYHRPEDAKERQTYVLGRMLELGWITQAQHDEALAQSLVYKEMADPSWKLGAYYLEEVRRWLIDYFKPENLDQEGQALDRLGEDAVYEGGLHVFTAIDLEHQAAAEKALRTGLRASSKRRGWRGPLRTLEPNEIDEYAAANGPDDKDLQGLLTGGWIRVVVTKVEADKATVRAGSREGVIPVETLHWCRKPNLERPTEAVRAVKDAREVLNPGDVVWASYLPTNFEPRIHSLLMFSEWDRKLPPDPEYPATLPAEGPLPLRLEQMPVVQGGVVSLEPPTGEVVALVGGYDFQHSHFNRATQAHRQPGSAFKPIVYSAAMDSGFTPASVVEDQPIEYWDPVTKKLWKPQNYKEEYFGPTLLRTALAKSRNIVTVQIAERIGINKIIARAKALGLEPDFPPYLSIALGSQVVRPINLCKAYTAFARGGTTVDPRLVLSISSSRGREIYHSAPEVQEAISPQNAYIMTTLLKHVVQTGTGTKAKLLNRPIAGKTGTTNDQRDAWFMGFTPYLLTGVYVGFDNFSPMGDKETGSRAALPIWVKYRMHVEDEYPEEDFKTPGGIVFENVADVGQMEGTTWSLPFMDGTQPSVSGTHWVMQNAPIEEQEDFLLKQMFY
- a CDS encoding ABC transporter substrate-binding protein, translating into MALLACSLLWAAAVLGCAGKATPPMAPVVNATAVAEPLPAPEPTQVCLLLPLSGPYAAYAQRILQGARLAVSHIAGAGVPVSLSTIDTTGEDWARSLATLPSAIRIVGGPMRPEALGEVLSAPGAFRRAHLAFMAELPAAVTTGQSGGAARAVAEGRDVWRFFTSAADNVDALLSGAEEVGARELGVLYPDESFGVRRSILFRQMASGRGLHVAAAQRYTPDDPQGAARSAMRLLQESGGQELGAVYIPDVWSQARQLIPNLLVLQRRRPLILGSALWAQTMDMRRPDDALLFSGSVFPGAWWSGSDSQPARALRQGMAASGARPGFWEALGFDFVRLACRMGDLPENSTPQDVTAALQNAARMDWAMAPLHWDAAGRAAQDLYLLTPTQTGAEPADMDALRQLLAVPDSPATPTTPARNQ
- a CDS encoding tetratricopeptide repeat protein, with translation MKEAFENLARAKGYYHRHDILRTMATFAQALKQGASGQLFGADKMRFTGQVTEIVQLLNRTDEIRNALPDGLQYESGGEKQLFMAVVTRLKKLQEEAARITEKEIEERKLNIDKLLIRGTKQLQSDNAKEALELFQEATSLCVDEHVLFTIIGTRLLDAGLHKPALDYLTKAVELDDGNENAHLALARTHIALDEPEQALAGLQSAWKQLGRPTVDLAVLLAQAAQKAGKDAVAKAAAAKALEMDPMSPKVKKLCKQLR
- a CDS encoding NADH-quinone oxidoreductase subunit A — encoded protein: MVFTWLNVAILICLIVGILFAGGPLIGAVLLAPKAKGGAFGMPYECGIPPHGSSWVRFGINYYFYALLFLAFDVDVLYLFPVAAHYPQSAGLVPFVKVLIFLVALGLGCVYFWRKGVFEWPKKAF
- a CDS encoding NADH-quinone oxidoreductase subunit B — protein: MISWSLPQKIFDVARAMSLWPMTFGLACCAIEMMAVGMARFDISRFGAEVFRPSPRQSDLMIVAGTVSNKMAPALVRLYEQMPAPKYVMALGNCAIAGGPFVFKDQYGIVEGVDKLVPVDVYVPGCPPRPEGLLEGLFQLQEKITGRRWWPDAPAEPSANKPGK
- a CDS encoding NADH-quinone oxidoreductase subunit C; protein product: MAERSDFSFLDEVEATCRLAMDPVATGIDLCLILEREALTAAVEAIAGAEFFLEDVSVLDVTEGYDARYHFRRYDTPGRIELRVIAPHDDPHIPSIAGIFQGAEWHERESMDFYGVIFDGNPNPERLLLIEGSTFKPLEKDDKSRKSYLDLMPEFTITECAEGHPLEELAAKRKAEREEAERKAAEEAKKAEEEAARKAAEEEAAKQSEEAGEAG